Proteins from a genomic interval of Thermofilaceae archaeon:
- a CDS encoding MarR family winged helix-turn-helix transcriptional regulator, whose translation MEELSGLLHEVDSDLLNPKRFAIVSLLYAIGPMSLRELRRTLNLTWGDLDSNIRRLHEKGYVRLWRGLGSGPRILEVKAELTEAGIREYEKLAQQLSAVLRKVEEARKLPANCDQSSPAQASR comes from the coding sequence ATGGAGGAGCTCTCCGGGCTCCTGCACGAGGTTGACTCGGATCTGCTCAACCCCAAAAGGTTTGCGATCGTCAGCCTCCTCTACGCGATCGGGCCGATGAGCCTCAGGGAGCTAAGGCGAACTCTTAACCTCACGTGGGGGGACCTGGACAGCAACATACGCAGGCTCCACGAGAAGGGTTACGTACGCCTCTGGAGGGGGCTCGGCAGCGGCCCCCGAATCCTAGAAGTGAAAGCTGAGCTCACCGAAGCTGGAATCCGAGAGTACGAGAAGCTAGCTCAACAGCTAAGCGCAGTCCTGCGGAAGGTGGAAGAAGCCAGGAAGCTTCCCGCCAACT